In the genome of Labeo rohita strain BAU-BD-2019 chromosome 24, IGBB_LRoh.1.0, whole genome shotgun sequence, one region contains:
- the mapre2 gene encoding microtubule-associated protein RP/EB family member 2 isoform X1, protein MPGPTQALSPNGENNNDIIPDSNGTNIIPYRKNTVRGERAYSWGMAVNVYSTSITQETMSRHDITAWVNDLLCLNYTKVEQLSSGAAYCQFMDMLFPGCISLKKVKFQAKLEHEYIHNFKLLQASFKRMNVDKIIPVEKLVKGRFQDNLDFIQWFKKFFDANYDGKEYDPVQARQGQDAIPPPDPGEQIFNLPKKSHHAASSPTAGATRSTSSTPKSSTSTSRPSSAKKIPVMSATPAKGEKELEAQVTQLNEQLNTLKLALEGVEKERDFYFGKLREVELLCQEQGQDNGPFVERLMEVLYSADDQEAGGEEHEAPAQEEDVPDDTQDEY, encoded by the exons ATGCCCGGTCCGACCCAAGCTCTGTCCCCCAATGGAGAGAACAACAACGACATCATTCCGGACAGCAACGGCACCAACATCATTCCCTACAGAAAGAACACAGTGCGCGGAGAGCGCGCCTACAG CTGGGGGATGGCGGTCAATGTTTATTCTACCTCAATCACCCAGGAGACTATGAGCAGGCATGACATCACAGCCTGGGTGAACGATCTGCTCTGTCTAAACTACACTAAAGTGGAGCAGCTGTCATCAG GAGCTGCGTACTGTCAGTTCATGGACATGCTGTTTCCCGGCTGCATCAGTCTTAAGAAGGTGAAATTCCAGGCCAAGTTGGAGCATGAGTACATCCACAACTTCAAACTCCTGCAGGCCTCCTTCAAGAGGATGAATGTTGATAAG ATCATCCCTGTAGAGAAGCTCGTCAAGGGACGATTTCAAGACAACCTGGACTTCATTCAGTGGTTCAAGAAGTTCTTTGACGCCAACTACGACGGGAAGGAGTACGACCCGGTGCAGGCCAGACAGGGCCAGGATGCCATTCCCCCTCCAGACCCCGGCGAGCAGATTTTCAACCTGCCAAAGAAATCCCACCATGCCGCCAGCTCTCCCACCGCAG GAGCTACTAGATCAACCAGTTCAACCCCTAAATCCTCCACCTCGACCTCCCGACCCTCCTCTGCCAAAAAGATCCCTGTGATGTCAGCGACACCCGCTAAAGGAGAGAAGGAGCTGGAAGCCCAAGTAACACAACTAAACGAACAG CTCAATACATTAAAGCTAGCACTAGAAGGAGTGGAGAAGGAGCGGGATTTCTACTTTGGGAAACTGAGAGAGGTGGAGCTGCTGTGTCAGGAGCAGGGCCAGGACAACGGGCCCTTCGTGGAGAGACTCATGGAAGTGCTGTACTCTGCAGACGACCAG GAGGCAGGCGGAGAGGAACATGAGGCTCCGGCTCAGGAGGAGGACGTCCCTGACGACACGCAGGACGAATACTga
- the mapre2 gene encoding microtubule-associated protein RP/EB family member 2 isoform X2 has protein sequence MAVNVYSTSITQETMSRHDITAWVNDLLCLNYTKVEQLSSGAAYCQFMDMLFPGCISLKKVKFQAKLEHEYIHNFKLLQASFKRMNVDKIIPVEKLVKGRFQDNLDFIQWFKKFFDANYDGKEYDPVQARQGQDAIPPPDPGEQIFNLPKKSHHAASSPTAGATRSTSSTPKSSTSTSRPSSAKKIPVMSATPAKGEKELEAQVTQLNEQLNTLKLALEGVEKERDFYFGKLREVELLCQEQGQDNGPFVERLMEVLYSADDQEAGGEEHEAPAQEEDVPDDTQDEY, from the exons ATGGCGGTCAATGTTTATTCTACCTCAATCACCCAGGAGACTATGAGCAGGCATGACATCACAGCCTGGGTGAACGATCTGCTCTGTCTAAACTACACTAAAGTGGAGCAGCTGTCATCAG GAGCTGCGTACTGTCAGTTCATGGACATGCTGTTTCCCGGCTGCATCAGTCTTAAGAAGGTGAAATTCCAGGCCAAGTTGGAGCATGAGTACATCCACAACTTCAAACTCCTGCAGGCCTCCTTCAAGAGGATGAATGTTGATAAG ATCATCCCTGTAGAGAAGCTCGTCAAGGGACGATTTCAAGACAACCTGGACTTCATTCAGTGGTTCAAGAAGTTCTTTGACGCCAACTACGACGGGAAGGAGTACGACCCGGTGCAGGCCAGACAGGGCCAGGATGCCATTCCCCCTCCAGACCCCGGCGAGCAGATTTTCAACCTGCCAAAGAAATCCCACCATGCCGCCAGCTCTCCCACCGCAG GAGCTACTAGATCAACCAGTTCAACCCCTAAATCCTCCACCTCGACCTCCCGACCCTCCTCTGCCAAAAAGATCCCTGTGATGTCAGCGACACCCGCTAAAGGAGAGAAGGAGCTGGAAGCCCAAGTAACACAACTAAACGAACAG CTCAATACATTAAAGCTAGCACTAGAAGGAGTGGAGAAGGAGCGGGATTTCTACTTTGGGAAACTGAGAGAGGTGGAGCTGCTGTGTCAGGAGCAGGGCCAGGACAACGGGCCCTTCGTGGAGAGACTCATGGAAGTGCTGTACTCTGCAGACGACCAG GAGGCAGGCGGAGAGGAACATGAGGCTCCGGCTCAGGAGGAGGACGTCCCTGACGACACGCAGGACGAATACTga